The Rhododendron vialii isolate Sample 1 chromosome 5a, ASM3025357v1 genome contains a region encoding:
- the LOC131326107 gene encoding cation/H(+) antiporter 15-like, with protein MSGTSGSSSLTNASMSIEERSFCVEFDLRMASKGIFLGDDPLKFAFPILLAQLGLVTFFSATFRLLLKPFRQPTFVADILGGIALGPSFLGHNQEFYKMIFPKESLIVLDVCGLIGILFFTFLVGMRTDVTVIKKAGGLSLVIGITSFCLPMLLTRSLAVFLRSEVHMDRNFEFSLFALSYFQSMINFHGIYSILTELKLLNSEFGRLALSSSMISTLCSWFFAVVVKTVNDARQGGLSKSVVGTMSCRLLFVFFIMCFCRPIMFWMIKRTPEGKTLKEHYVCTLSLMVFACIFYCEVMGIELIMGVIILGMAVPGGPPLGSGLMDKLELFVSAVLLPTFIVSIGRRVDVYGITLSNFGKVELFILGGFLGKVVGAMVPSIYRKFPVVDAFLIGLVMSCQGFIDITFFSHALYRKYITKESFSIMVLMATLQAGIIKPLVRSLYDPSRKNRAYKRRTIQHSRRDSELRILACICHEDNVPAIINILEASNPTSVSPIGVYVLELVELVGQAMPLLINHQTNKTSHSNARSDRIVKAFSQYQIRNQEIVAVQCFTSIAPYATIHDDICSLALEKITSLVIIPFQKFDSPALRVMQNKVLQMASCSVGILVDRAHGILKAPKTLSDSWFALHVCVIFIGGPDDREALAYGTRMAEHPNINITVIRIYEIGHKEFDLIETQLDLNAVNDFRIIHADNSRAVYKDVGVSEGPETAEVLHSLSEGFDLMLVGRRRDEGSSLLMGLTQWCEVRELGVIGDMLTSSDYKSEASVLVVQQQASAVDNVTASSIQLSSRQYL; from the exons ATGTCAGGAACTTCGGGTTCTTCGAGTCTCACAAACGCTTCAATGTCAATAGAAGAAAGATCATTTTGCGTGGAATTTGATCTAAGAATGGCATCTAAGGGTATTTTTCTTGGAGATGATCCCCTCAAGTTCGCTTTTCCGATTTTGTTAGCCCAACTTGGTTTAGTTACTTTCTTTTCTGCAACATTCCGTTTGCTCCTCAAGCCATTCAGACAACCTACTTTTGTTGCTGACATCCTG GGTGGAATTGCTTTAGGCCCTTCGTTTCTGGGACACAATCAAGAGTTCTACAAAATGATTTTCCCAAAAGAGTCTCTGATTGTGCTAGACGTCTGCGGATTAATTGGCATCCTCTTCTTCACTTTCTTAGTCGGAATGCGAACCGACGTGACCGTGATAAAGAAAGCAGGAGGCCTATCACTCGTCATAGGCATAACCTCTTTCTGTCTCCCAATGCTCCTGACTAGATCTCTGGCCGTGTTCCTGAGATCAGAGGTTCACATGGACAGGAACTTTGAGTTTTCCCTTTTTGCCCTCTCTTACTTCCAATCCATGATTAATTTCCACGGCATTTACAGTATCCTGACAGAGCTCAAGCTCCTTAACTCGGAGTTTGGCCGCCTCGCTCTGTCGTCGTCGATGATCAGCACCCTCTGCTCGTGGTTTTTCGCGGTGGTTGTGAAAACCGTGAACGATGCGCGCCAAGGCGGCTTATCGAAGAGCGTGGTGGGGACCATGTCTTGCAGATTATTATTCGTGTTTTTCATCATGTGCTTCTGTCGTCCGATTATGTTTTGGATGATCAAGAGAACCCCCGAGG GGAAAACACTGAAGGAACACTACGTGTGCACCCTGAGTCTGATGGTTTTCGCGTGCATTTTTTACTGCGAAGTGATGGGTATCGAGCTGATAATGGGGGTCATAATTTTGGGCATGGCAGTACCCGGCGGCCCGCCTTTGGGCTCGGGGTTGATGGACAAGCTCGAGCTGTTTGTTTCGGCTGTGTTATTGCCTACTTTCATTGTGAGTATTGGACGCAGGGTCGATGTCTATGGGATCACTCTGAGTAATTTTGGGAAGGTGGAGCTTTTTATACTCGGTGGGTTTTTGGGAAAGGTTGTCGGGGCCATGGTGCCTTCCATTTATAGAAAGTTCCCGGTTGTTGACGCTTTCTTGATAGGACTCGTCATGAGTTGCCAAGGTTTCATTGATATTACCTTTTTCAGCCACGCCTTGTATCGTAAG TATATCACAAAGGAGTCCTTCAGCATCATGGTACTAATGGCAACTCTACAAGCTGGTATTATCAAACCTTTAGTGAGATCCCTCTACGATCCATCAAGAAAAAACAGGGCCTACAAAAGACGTACAATCCAGCACTCTAGACGCGACTCCGAGCTTCGAATCCTGGCATGTATCTGTCACGAAGACAATGTCCCCgccatcatcaacatcctcGAAGCCTCGAACCCAACTAGCGTTAGCCCCATTGGAGTGTATGTCCTAGAGCTCGTCGAGCTTGTTGGACAAGCCATGCCGTTGCTCATCAACCACCAAACGAACAAAACATCTCATTCCAATGCTAGAAGCGATCGCATCGTGAAGGCCTTTTCTCAGTATCAGATACGCAACCAGGAGATTGTCGCGGTGCAGTGCTTCACCTCCATTGCGCCTTACGCTACAATCCACGACGATATATGTTCCCTGGCGCTCGAGAAAATTACATCCCTTGTGATCATCCCATTCCAGAAGTTTGATAGCCCCGCACTGAGAGTCATGCAAAATAAAGTCTTGCAGATGGCCTCGTGCTCGGTCGGGATCCTGGTTGACCGAGCCCATGGAATTCTCAAGGCCCCCAAAACCTTGTCAGATTCATGGTTCGCTTTACATGTGTGTGTCATTTTCATAGGCGGGCCCGATGATCGCGAAGCATTGGCATACGGGACTCGCATGGCAGAGCACCCGAACATCAATATCACAGTCATTCGGATATACGAAATCGGACACAAGGAATTTGATTTGATAGAGACCCAACTCGATTTAAATGCCGTGAACGATTTCAGAATCATCCACGCGGACAATAGTAGGGCGGTGTACAAAGACGTAGGAGTTAGCGAAGGGCCGGAGACAGCAGAAGTGCTTCATTCGTTGAGCGAAGGATTCGATCTTATGTTGGTGGGGAGAAGACGCGACGAGGGTTCGTCGCTCCTGATGGGGCTAACACAGTGGTGCGAGGTTAGGGAATTGGGAGTGATAGGAGACATGCTCACTTCTTCCGATTACAAGAGCGAGGCGTCGGTGTTGGTGGTGCAACAGCAGGCCTCCGCAGTAGACAACGTAACCGCAAGCTCCATACAATTGAGCAGCAGACAATACTTGTAG
- the LOC131326109 gene encoding uncharacterized protein LOC131326109 → MDPKPSLLRNVLVRVFLFCVLAIGIRFAYIVTLRGESCDLGDFCFFSLPDNLNDLVTTAVTSSSSSSSSAITVTDAVKSSPPRSNTVNFYSSVFQDLLAEGFLSPYSKSLCVETATGDDVFALKQIGVSDSVGISKKASKPLVVTGQAFRQPFKSNTFDFIFYGGGGIDNLAKQAEFAAEVCRTLKPQGFLVVHTASKDTYSFYSFIDLFNCCIFVRTRDVDKNMQEFVLKKESGIVRPIRVDDRDLGDNDNKCSVPGYKRELVGNAEPLIAEEPLKPWITLKRNLKNIKYLSWMVDIGFKRRYVYVDVGARSYGSSIVSWFKKQYPKQNKTFEIYAIEADKAFHEEYRYKKGVTLLPYAAWVRNETLFFEVNQDPGREKEEKEKGRGMGRIKPVQSSGGKVGSDVNKIQGFDFANWLKSTVSEKDFVVMKMDVEGTEFDLIPRLFKTGAICLIDEIFLECHYNRWQKCCPGERSSKYEKTYSHCLKLFTSLRNSGVLVHQWW, encoded by the coding sequence ATGGATCCTAAGCCGAGTCTGCTGAGGAACGTTCTGGTGCGGGTGTTCTTGTTCTGCGTACTAGCAATCGGGATCCGGTTTGCATACATCGTCACCCTACGCGGCGAGTCCTGCGACCTCGGCGACTTCTGCTTCTTCTCCCTCCCCGACAACCTCAACGACCTCGTCACCACCGCcgtcacctcctcctcctcctcctcctcctccgccatCACCGTCACCGACGCCGTCAAATCCTCTCCCCCCAGATCCAACACCGTTAACTTTTACTCCTCCGTTTTCCAAGATCTCCTCGCGGAAGGCTTCCTCTCTCCCTATTCCAAGTCCCTCTGCGTCGAAACGGCGACCGGCGACGACGTCTTCGCGTTGAAACAAATCGGCGTCTCGGATTCTGTCGGAATTTCAAAAAAGGCATCCAAGCCGTTGGTTGTTACAGGTCAGGCGTTTCGGCAGCCGTTCAAGTCGAACACGTTCGATTTCATCTTCTACGGAGGAGGAGGAATAGATAATTTAGCGAAACAGGCGGAGTTCGCCGCGGAGGTGTGCAGGACGCTGAAGCCCCAAGGGTTTCTAGTCGTCCACACCGCGTCGAAAGACACGTATAGTTTCTATTCGTTCATTGATTTATTCAATTGCTGTATATTTGTAAGGACTCGTGATGTTGATAAGAACATGCAGGAATTCGTTTTGAAGAAAGAGAGTGGGATTGTTAGGCCTATTAGGGTTGATGATAGGGATTTAGGGGATAATGATAATAAGTGTTCTGTTCCGGGGTACAAACGAGAATTGGTTGGGAATGCCGAGCCGTTGATTGCGGAAGAGCCGTTGAAGCCGTGGATTACGTTGAAGAGGAATTTAAAGAACATTAAGTATCTCTCGTGGATGGTTGATATTGGGTTCAAGAGACGGTACGTGTACGTGGATGTTGGTGCTCGGAGCTATGGCTCCAGCATTGTGAGTTGGTTTAAGAAGCAGTACCCAAAACAGAACAAGACGTTTGAGATATACGCGATTGAGGCGGATAAGGCTTTTCATGAAGAGTATAGGTACAAGAAAGGGGTCACATTGTTGCCTTATGCGGCGTGGGTGAGGAACGAGACGTTGTTCTTTGAGGTTAATCAGGACCCGGGtcgagagaaagaggagaaagagaaagggagaggaatGGGGAGGATTAAACCGGTTCAGTCATCAGGTGGTAAGGTTGGTAGCGATGTGAATAAGATTCAGGGATTTGACTTTGCGAATTGGTTGAAGAGCACTGTATCGGAGAAAGATTTTGTGGTGATGAAGATGGATGTGGAAGGGACAGAATTTGACCTGATTCCGCGGTTGTTTAAAACTGGAGCGATTTGTTTGATTGATGAAATTTTCCTTGAATGCCATTATAATAGGTGGCAGAAATGCTGCCCGGGTGAGAGATCATCCAAGTATGAGAAAACATACAGCCATTGCTTGAAGCTGTTTACTTCTCTCCGAAATAGTGGAGTTCTTGTTCATCAATGGTGGTGA
- the LOC131326108 gene encoding probable protein phosphatase 2C 65, with protein sequence MGACCSTGERPHGFFMAEEGQKGKENRAEKGSDHHHHIQNAENSGVRVRFEGSSRFTSMFSQQGRKGINQDAMTVWENFNGEKDMHFCAVFDGHGPLGHRVAQQVRDMLPSKLCSIFKQYSQVNGTNFKIEADEKNEENYENADCEDDHKNPFFSSWKNILIKSFEKVDEDLYDDVALDSYCSGSTTVAVLKQGDHLVIANLGDSRAVLCTRDDTNQLVSVQLTVDLKPNLPNEAERIKNCEGRVFAMDEEPEVFRIWMPEDDCPGLAMSRAFGDFCLKDFGLISTPVVSYKKLTDKDEFVVLATDGIWDVLSNEDVITIVASARKRSIAARLLVDCAVRAWRHKYPNSKVDDCAAICLFLKNKPSLTKSMSEKSRFSNNYPEFHVSHQSKNLNTDDGLETVLNCEIASRPRVDNSTKISRSVSHGLTPQKPEKDVK encoded by the exons ATGGGGGCATGTTGCAGCACCGGTGAGAGGCCTCATGGGTTCTTCATGGCGGAGGAGGGGCAGAAGGGGAAAGAAAACAGGGCCGAAAAGGGGAgcgatcatcatcatcatattCAAAATGCAGAAAATTCCGGGGTCCGTGTGAGGTTTGAAGGATCATCTAGGTTTACATCAATGTTTAGCCAACAAGGAAGAAAGGGTATCAATCAAGATGCCATGACCGTTTGGGAG AACTTCAATGGTGAAAAAGATATGCACTTTTGTGCTGTTTTTGATGGGCATGGTCCATTGGGGCACAGAGTGGCACAACAAGTACGCGACATGTTACCGTCAAAGCTATGCTCAATCTTTAAGCAGTACTCACAAGTTAATGGAACCAATTTCAAGATAGAAGCTGATGAAAAAAACGAAGAAAATTATGAGAATGCAGATTGCGAAGATGATCAtaaaaatccattcttttctTCATGGAAGAACATTTTAATCAAGTCATTTGAAAAGGTAGATGAAGATCTTTATGACGATGTTGCTCTTGATAGCTACTGCAGTGGTTCAACAACAGTTGCTGTGCTCAAACAG GGTGACCACTTGGTGATTGCAAACTTGGGGGATTCACGTGCGGTTCTTTGCACAAGAGATGACACAAATCAACTTGTTTCTGTCCAACTCACGGTTGATTTGAAACCGAATCTTCCAA ATGAAGCTGAAAGAATTAAGAATTGTGAAGGCAGAGTTTTCGCGATGGATGAAGAACCAGAAGTGTTCCGAATATGGATGCCCGAGGACGATTGCCCTGGTCTTGCAATGTCAAGGGCATTTGGAGATTTTTGCTTGAAGGATTTTGGCCTAATCTCGACCCCTGTAGTTTCGTACAAGAAACTTACAGACAAAGATGAATTTGTGGTCTTAGCAACTGATGGG aTATGGGATGTGCTATCAAATGAAGACGTCATAACTATCGTCGCTTCAGCACGGAAGCGGTCCATAGCGGCTAGACTTTTGGTAGATTGTGCAGTTCGAGCATGGAGACACAAGTATCCGAATTCCAAGGTCGATGATTGTGCCGCCATATGTTTGTTCTTGAAAAACAAACCTTCACTGACCAAATCTATGTCAGAAAAGAGCCGATTCAGCAACAACTACCCGGAGTTTCATGTTTCCCATCAATCCAAAAACTTGAATACTGATGACGGCCTTGAGACTGTCTTGAATTGCGAAATCGCCTCCCGCCCTCGAGTGGACAATTCTACGAAAATTTCTCGATCCGTGAGTCATGGTCTTACTCCCCAGAAACCAGAAAAAGATGTCAAATAG